One Brassica napus cultivar Da-Ae chromosome C4, Da-Ae, whole genome shotgun sequence genomic region harbors:
- the LOC106424331 gene encoding OVARIAN TUMOR DOMAIN-containing deubiquitinating enzyme 6 — translation MARILVQRGSSSNASRSTSSSSGSSSSSGTEPPQASSNAQVPPVTIDEETSTDGKQEEVIVVEPAECSEAQDVSLPPSDELVDREDDEGLVASENVVVESEGVDCDSPDSLPLPVPPPKPSSNDNRRSVLRSFGALRIGAAQTGSHPSSPRSLSENEGYNSSDEHMPCFVPSHTGSSSGLEREDEFETEIRQSKGFEIRRMLEDGNCLFRAVADQVYGDSESHDMTRQLCMDYMEHERDHFSQFITEGFTSYLKRKRRNKVYGNNVEIQALAEMYNRPIHIYSYSTEPINIFQGSYNTDTPPIRLSYHHGNHYNSLVDPHRLTVGAGLGFGSLSGRHVDREQVKAAIKAQQEHQIDNALLAEGRYYSDLELTEKEIERSVMEASRAEYLMEWSKPRIGPASNAETSSSGARTDWKQKEAVKEKTVVMSSSSIDMVLSMGFSYTQAMEAYSIFGDDVDSIVCYVLETSCGSTNNRRKGKATE, via the exons ATGGCTCGCATTTTGGTTCAACGAGGAAGTTCTTCCAACGCAAGCCGCTCTACTTCCTCCTCGTCTGGCTCGTCTTCTTCCTCAGGAACTGAGCCACCACAGGCAAGCAGTAATGCTCAGGTTCCACCAGTGACAATTGATGAAGAAACTTCTACGGATGGAAAGCAAGAGGAGGTTATTGTTGTTGAACCAGCAGAGTGTTCTGAGGCTCAGGATGTATCACTTCCCCCCAGTGATGAGCTTGTGGATAGAGAAGATGATGAAGGTTTGGTTGCTTCGGAAAATGTTGTTGTTGAAAGTGAAGGTGTAGACTGTGATTCCCCTGATTCGCTGCCCTTACCTGTTCCTCCACCAAAGCCTTCTTCAAATGATAATAGGAGATCGGTCTTGAGAAGTTTTGGTGCTTTACGAATTGGAGCAGCACAAACTGGATCACACCCTTCTTCTCCAAGGTCACTTAGTGAGAACGAAGGCTATAACAGTTCCGATGAGCATATGCCATGCTTTGTGCCCTCTCATACTGGCTCTAGCTCTGGCTTG GAAAGAGAAGATGAGTTTGAAACCGAGATTAGGCAATCGAAAGGCTTCGAAATCAGGCGTATGCTGGAAGATGGAAATTGTCTCTTCAGGGCTGTTGCAGATCAAGTATATGGAGACTCGGAGTCACACGACATGACTAGACAACTGTGCATGGATTACATG GAACACGAGAGGGATCACTTTTCTCAGTTCATAACCGAAGGCTTTACCTCTTACTTGAAGAGGAAAAGGAGAAACAAG GTCTATGGAAACAACGTGGAGATCCAAGCTTTAGCAGAAATGTATAATAGGCCTATCCACATTTATTCATATAGCACAG AGCCGATCAACATATTTCAAGGGAGCTACAACACCGACACACCTCCGATAAGGCTGAGTTACCACCATGGGAACCATTACAATTCTTTGGTGGATCCACATCGGTTGACAGTTGGTGCAGGTCTTGGGTTTGGTAGCCTCAGTGGG AGACACGTGGACAGAGAGCAGGTGAAAGCTGCTATTAAGGCTCAGCAAGAACATCAGATTGATAAT GCGCTCTTAGCAGAAGGGAGATATTACTCTGATCTCGAGCTTACGGAAAAGGAAATTGAACGGTCGGTAATGGAAGCTTCTCGTGCTGAGTATCTTATGGAATGGTCCAAGCCACGTATTGGTCCCGCCTCTAATGCTGAGACGTCCTCTTCTGGAGCTA GAACTGACTGGAAACAAAAGGAGGCAGTAAAAGAGAAGACGGTGGTGATGAGCAGCAGCAGCATAGATATGGTTTTGTCGATGGGATTTAGCTATACGCAGGCCATGGAAGCTTATAGCATTTTCGGGGATGACGTTGACTCTATCGTCTGCTATGTACTGGAGACGAGCTGTGGGAGCACCAACAACCGACGCAAAGGCAAAGCCACGGAGTAG
- the LOC106424293 gene encoding casparian strip membrane protein 3, with product MDIEKAGRRREEEEPIVQKPKLDKGKGKAHVFAPPMNYSRIMEKHKQEKVNMAGWKRGVAIFDFVLRLIAAITAMAAAAKMATTEETLPFFTQFLQFSADYTDLPTLSSFVIVNSIVGGYLTLSLPFSIVCIIRPLAVPPRLFLILCDTAMMGLTMIAASASAAIVYLAHNGNSSSNWLPVCQQFGDFCQGTSGAVVASFIAAALLMFLVVLSAFALKRST from the exons ATGGATATAGAAAAGGCCGgtaggagaagagaagaagaagaacccattgTTCAAAAGCCAAAGCTAGACAAAGGAAAAGGCAAAGCTCATGTGTTTGCTCCTCCTATGAACTACAGTCGAATCATGGAAAAACATAAGCAAGAAAAGGTGAATATGGCCGGCTGGAAAAGAGGTGTAGCAATCTTTGATTTTGTACTTAGACTCATTGCAGCCATTACGGCCATGGCCGCTGCAGCAAAGATGGCAACCACCGAAGAGACTCTTCCTTTCTTCACTCAGTTCTTGCAGTTCAGTGCTGACTACACCGATTTACCAACGTTGTC ATCTTTCGTTATAGTAAACTCAATCGTGGGCGGTTACCTAACCCTCTCATTGCCTTTCTCCATTGTCTGTATCATCCGGCCTCTCGCCGTGCCGCCTAGGCTCTTCCTCATCTTATGTGACAcg GCGATGATGGGCCTCACAATGATAGCAGCATCGGCTTCTGCAGCGATAGTTTATTTGGCGCACAACGGGAATTCAAGCTCGAATTGGCTTCCGGTTTGCCAGCAGTTTGGTGACTTTTGCCAAGGAACGAGCGGCGCCGTGGTGGCTTCCTTTATTGCAGCGGCTCTTTTGATGTTCCTCGTCGTCCTCTCTGCATTTGCTCTCAAGAGATCGACTTAA
- the LOC106424237 gene encoding proline-rich extensin-like protein EPR1 has translation MRVPLISILSFFLIILFLSGSLVATGETVNQNSRYTTDNYGYTPPSPTYEAPPSQPTPPTYSPPIVPPPVQKPPTPIYSPPVTPPIQKPPTPIYSPPVKPPPVQKPPTPTYSPPVKPPPVQKPPTPIYSPPIKPPPVQKPPTPIYSPPVKPPPVKPPTPIYSPPIKPPPVQQPPTPTYSPPVKPPPVKPPTPTYSPPVKPPPVQKPPTPTYSPPVKPPPVKPPTPTYSPPVKPPPVQKPPTPTYSPPIKPPPVQKPPHIKPPPVQKPPHIKPPPVQKPPTPFYSPPIKPPPVQKPPPIKPPPVEKPPTPTYSPPIKPPPVQKPPTPTYSPPVKPPPVKPPTPTYSPPVKPPPVQQPPTPTYSPPIKPPPVKPPTPIYSPPVKPPPIQKPPTPIYSPPVKPPPVQKPPTPTYSPPVKPPPVKPPTPTFSPPIKPPPVQQPPTPTYSPPIKPPPVKPPTPIYSPPVKPPPVQKPPTPTYSPPVKPPPVKPPTPTYSPPVKPPPVQKPPTPTYSPPVKPPPVQKPPTPTYSPPIKPPPVQKPPTPTYSPPIKPPPVQKPPTPTYSPPIKPPPVQKPPTPTYSPPVKPPPVNPPTPIYSPPVKSPPVQQPPTPSYSPPVKPPPVQKPPTPTYSPPVKPPPVQKPPTPTYSPPIKPPPVQKPPTPTYSPPIKPPPVKKPPTPTYSPPVKPPPVQKPPTPTYSPPIKPPPVKPPTPTYSPPIKPPPVQQPPTATYSPPVKPPPVKPPTPTYSPPVIPPPIQKPPSPTYSPPVLPPPVQKPPTPIYSPPQVGYGTPPPYADLSQP, from the coding sequence ATGAGAGTCCCACTAATAAGTATACTGAGCTTCTTTCTCATTATTCTTTTTCTTAGTGGTTCTTTAGTCGCTACAGGAGAAACAGTGAATCAAAACAGTAGGTATACGACTGATAATTATGGGTACACACCTCCGTCACCAACTTATGAAGCTCCACCCAGTCAACCGACACCACCAACTTACAGTCCCCCAATTGTGCCACCACCGGTACAAAAGCCTCCTACACCAATTTACAGTCCTCCGGTAACACCTCCAATACAAAAGCCACCAACACCGATTTATAGTCCACCGGTAAAACCACCACCGGTGCAAAAGCCTCCGACTCCAACTTACAGTCCTCCAGTCAAGCCACCTCCCGTCCAAAAACCACCAACACCAATTTATAGTCCACCTATTAAACCACCACCAGTGCAAAAGCCTCCAACACCTATTTATAGTCCACCAGTTAAACCACCCCCGGTGAAACCTCCAACACCTATTTATAGTCCTCCCATAAAACCACCACCAGTACAACAACCTCCGACACCAACCTATAGTCCACCTGTTAAACCACCTCCAGTGAAACCTCCGACGCCAACTTACAGTCCGCCTGTCAAACCACCACCTGTGCAAAAACCTCCAACACCTACTTATAGTCCACCAGTTAAACCACCACCTGTGAAACCTCCAACACCTACTTATAGTCCTCCTGTAAAACCACCACCAGTGCAAAAGCCGCCAACGCCAACTTACAGTCCTCCTATCAAACCACCACCCGTGCAAAAGCCTCCTCATATCAAACCACCGCCCGTGCAAAAGCCTCCTCATATCAAACCACCGCCAGTCCAAAAGCCTCCCACACCATTTTACAGTCCTCCTATCAAACCTCCACCTGTGCAAAAGCCTCCTCCTATCAAACCACCACCAGTTGAAAAACCTCCAACACCTACTTATAGTCCTCCCATAAAACCACCACCAGTACAAAAGCCTCCAACACCGACCTATAGTCCTCCAGTTAAACCACCACCGGTGAAACCTCCAACACCTACTTATAGTCCTCCTGTAAAACCACCACCAGTGCAACAACCTCCCACACCAACCTATAGTCCACCTATTAAACCACCTCCAGTAAAGCCTCCAACTCCAATTTACAGTCCTCCAGTCAAGCCACCTCCCATTCAAAAACCACCGACACCAATTTATAGTCCACCTGTTAAACCACCACCAGTGCAAAAGCCTCCAACACCAACTTATAGTCCTCCAGTTAAACCACCTCCAGTGAAGCCTCCAACACCTACTTTTAGTCCTCCAATAAAACCACCACCAGTACAACAACCTCCGACTCCAACATATAGTCCACCTATTAAACCACCTCCAGTGAAACCTCCAACACCAATTTACAGTCCGCCAGTTAAACCACCACCCGTGCAAAAGCCTCCAACACCAACTTACAGCCCACCAGTTAAACCACCTCCGGTAAAACCTCCGACACCAACTTATAGTCCTCCTGTAAAACCACCGCCAGTGCAAAAGCCTCCTACGCCCACTTATAGTCCACCTGTTAAACCACCACCCGTCCAGAAGCCTCCCACACCAACTTACAGTCCTCCTATCAAACCACCACCCGTGCAAAAACCTCCAACACCAACTTATAGCCCTCCTATCAAACCACCACCAGTGCAAAAGCCTCCAACTCCCACTTATAGTCCTCCGATAAAGCCACCACCAGTGCAGAAGCCTCCAACACCGACCTACAGTCCACCAGTTAAACCACCACCAGTAAACCCTCCAACACCTATTTATAGTCCTCCCGTAAAGTCACCACCAGTGCAACAACCTCCGACACCATCTTATAGTCCTCCTGTAAAACCACCACCGGTGCAGAAACCTCCAACACCCACTTATAGTCCACCTGTTAAACCACCACCCGTGCAAAAGCCTCCAACTCCAACTTACAGTCCTCCTATCAAACCACCACCCGTGCAAAAACCTCCAACACCAACTTATAGCCCTCCTATCAAACCACCACCTGTGAAAAAACCTCCAACTCCCACTTATAGTCCTCCGGTAAAGCCACCACCAGTGCAGAAGCCTCCAACACCAACCTACAGTCCACCTATTAAACCTCCCCCAGTAAAACCTCCAACACCAACTTATAGCCCACCTATAAAGCCACCACCAGTGCAACAACCTCCAACAGCAACTTATAGCCCACCTGTTAAACCACCTCCAGTGAAACCTCCGACACCAACTTACAGTCCTCCTGTAATACCACCACCAATACAAAAGCCTCCATCGCCCACATACAGTCCACCTGTACTTCCACCACCTGTGCAGAAGCCTCCAACACCAATTTATAGTCCTCCACAAGTCGGATATGGTACTCCTCCTCCATACGCAGATCTTTCACAACCTTAG
- the LOC106424252 gene encoding uncharacterized protein LOC106424252 — MAWVSWDDMTQTKSNGGLGFRDFQSFNNAYLAKLSWRLLNNPNSLLAQTLFGKYCKDEEFLQCPGNYSESHGWRGILIGRDLLLENMGWLVGDGKAIKAWPDPWLSLTNQVRPMGPALEWCSYILVSDLLDPDTREWNRDLIRLIFPSLETTILSMKPSRLGASDKLKWLHTKDGEFSTKTGYSTALEARSKDSDRPRPSVNWNRGVWNLKTAPKVQHVIWKALKGALPVGEKLLARQVPIDPLCKRCGKLESINHLLFHCEFAEKVWKQAPFLQYLDQRGLLYLETDWMGLVELTCLRPVGIVATQLAPWLICSLWTSRNNMIFNNKIVTIEEVISRAISSAKEWKNAQGQDEPKKPSQRKIEDVPHYDTVLQTDAAWTETTGTTGLGWAIKTARGTQRFSNSTTFVTSPLMAESLAMREAIKKSKELGIRSLRCESDSSQLIKALSSSFEPLEIYGIISDIKIEASSFDVISFCWIPRERNVDGDSLAKAALRHVTTDSFS, encoded by the coding sequence atgGCGTGGGTCTCTTGGGACGACATGACGCAAACAAAGTCTAATGGTGGCCTAGGTTTCAGAGACTTCCAAAGCTTTAACAATGCTTACCTAGCTAAGCTAAGTTGGAGACTGTTGAACAATCCAAACAGCTTGCTCGCTCAGACTCTCTTCGGCAAATATTGCAAGGATGAAGAATTTTTACAATGTCCGGGTAATTATTCAGAATCCCATGGATGGAGAGGAATCCTAATAGGAAGAGATCTTTTATTGGAGAACATGGGATGGCTAGTTGGAGATGGGAAAGCTATCAAGGCGTGGCCCGATCCGTGGCTTAGTCTTACGAACCAAGTGCGACCTATGGGACCAGCACTAGAGTGGTGTTCATATATCTTAGTGTCGGACCTTTTGGATCCTGACACTCGGGAATGGAACAGAGACCTCATCAGACTGATCTTCCCCTCCTTAGAAACCACGATACTGAGTATGAAGCCAAGCCGTCTAGGAGCCTCTGACAAATTGAAATGGCTCCATACAAAAGATGGAGAATTTTCTACCAAGACAGGGTACAGCACCGCTCTGGAAGCACGATCCAAGGATTCCGATAGACCAAGACCATCAGTTAACTGGAACAGAGGAGTTTGGAACCTTAAGACCGCCCCCAAAGTTCAACACGTTATCTGGAAAGCCTTGAAAGGTGCTTTACCAGTAGGCGAGAAGTTACTTGCGCGACAAGTACCAATAGATCCATTGTGCAAGCGCTGCGGTAAACTCGAATCTATTAATCATCTCCTATTTCACTGTGAATTTGCGGAGAAGGTCTGGAAACAGGCTCCATTCCTGCAATATCTGGACCAGAGAGGATTACTATATTTGGAAACGGATTGGATGGGTTTGGTTGAGTTAACGTGTCTCCGACCAGTGGGGATCGTCGCAACTCAGCTAGCCCCCTGGCTCATCTGTTCGCTATGGACATCACGTAACAACATGATCTTCAACAACAAGATCGTGACAATTGAGGAAGTTATATCCCGGGCAATCTCCTCAGCAAAGGAGTGGAAAAATGCGCAGGGCCAAGATGAACCGAAGAAGCCTTCTCAACGCAAGATAGAAGACGTACCACACTACGATACAGTTCTTCAAACAGATGCAGCATGGACTGAGACAACAGGAACCACTGGACTGGGCTGGGCTATCAAAACCGCAAGAGGAACTCAGAGATTCTCAAACTCTACTACCTTTGTCACATCACCACTGATGGCCGAAAGTTTAGCAATGAGGGAAGCGATCAAGAAGAGCAAGGAGCTGGGGATCCGGAGTTTACGGTGCGAATCAGACTCTTCACAGCTGATTAAAGCACTCAGTTCATCTTTTGAACCTCTGGAGATTTATGGTATAATTTCTGATATTAAAATTGAGGCTAGCTCTTTTGatgttatttctttttgttggatTCCTCGAGAGAGGAATGTGGATGGTGATTCCCTAGCAAAAGCGGCGTTACGCCATGTAACAACTGACTCGTTCAGTTAA